A region from the Desulfovibrio sp. genome encodes:
- a CDS encoding oligosaccharide flippase family protein, with the protein MKLKSIPRRLGYILGAQWTRDLAWTAFTILLARRSPDIMGQVVLALTFGYLVKTIADVGLNDFLLSTFARREGRPRALLGEVTWLKLTVLVLALAVTWLVTGWQNYSPELRLIVLCIAAGLGLDGVSDSFFALCQARGRQDVEMRIRVPSALIGIGFGITCVVMGAPPIVIALYKPIESILCIVFALAALGRNPLAGVGREGMLDLARQMKHGLIFTCMAACAMFYNKINVIFLKQYGGNADVGGYGVAWETVEGLSVLVSSALLGKVIFPLLAKFWQQDKDAFRQLAGQTARSLWAASLPVIFLICVESDRFLPLVYGPSYESAVRAQQLLTPCLATAFLHNLAAYAMIGMRRHRLLLLFYVSGLLLNIVCCLTLIPANPLDGAALSLTITKVWVAILTVGFFQWTTRPMSPGQWLLMLGTAASSVALWWGVGTVAPRELAEAAGLIPLLALFWRWRPPAPFEKPTDEPPQAETTGTP; encoded by the coding sequence ATGAAGCTCAAGAGCATTCCCCGCAGGCTCGGCTACATTCTGGGCGCGCAATGGACGCGCGACCTGGCATGGACGGCCTTTACCATTTTGCTGGCCCGCCGCAGCCCCGACATCATGGGGCAAGTGGTTCTGGCCCTTACTTTTGGCTATCTGGTAAAAACCATTGCCGACGTTGGCCTCAATGATTTTCTGCTGTCCACCTTTGCCCGACGCGAAGGCCGCCCCCGCGCCCTGCTGGGCGAAGTAACCTGGCTCAAACTCACAGTGCTGGTGCTGGCCCTGGCCGTCACCTGGCTTGTCACCGGCTGGCAGAACTACAGCCCGGAACTGCGCCTTATCGTGCTGTGCATCGCCGCCGGGCTTGGCCTTGACGGCGTCAGCGACTCTTTTTTTGCGCTGTGCCAGGCCCGTGGCCGTCAGGATGTGGAAATGCGCATCCGCGTGCCTTCGGCGCTCATCGGCATCGGCTTCGGCATCACCTGCGTGGTCATGGGCGCGCCGCCCATCGTCATCGCGCTGTACAAGCCCATTGAATCCATCCTGTGCATCGTGTTCGCTCTTGCCGCCCTGGGCCGCAACCCCCTTGCGGGCGTGGGCCGTGAGGGCATGCTGGATCTTGCCCGCCAGATGAAGCACGGCCTCATCTTCACCTGCATGGCGGCCTGCGCCATGTTCTACAACAAGATCAACGTCATTTTTCTCAAGCAGTACGGCGGCAACGCCGATGTGGGCGGCTACGGCGTGGCCTGGGAAACCGTAGAGGGCCTGTCGGTTCTGGTGTCCAGCGCCCTGCTCGGCAAGGTCATCTTTCCGCTGCTGGCCAAGTTCTGGCAGCAGGACAAAGACGCCTTCCGTCAGCTTGCCGGACAGACGGCCCGCTCCCTGTGGGCGGCATCCCTGCCCGTCATCTTTCTTATCTGTGTGGAAAGCGACAGGTTTTTGCCCCTCGTTTACGGCCCCAGCTATGAAAGCGCGGTTCGCGCCCAACAACTGCTTACCCCCTGTCTGGCCACGGCCTTTCTGCACAATCTCGCCGCCTATGCCATGATCGGTATGCGCCGCCACCGCCTGCTGCTGCTCTTCTATGTCAGCGGGCTTTTGCTCAACATTGTCTGCTGTCTGACGCTTATCCCGGCCAATCCTTTGGATGGCGCGGCCCTTTCCCTGACCATTACCAAGGTATGGGTCGCCATCCTCACTGTAGGCTTTTTCCAGTGGACAACCCGGCCCATGAGCCCTGGGCAATGGCTGCTCATGCTGGGCACCGCAGCCTCAAGCGTGGCCCTTTGGTGGGGCGTCGGCACAGTCGCTCCGCGCGAGCTTGCAGAAGCTGCGGGCCTCATCCCCCTGCTGGCCCTGTTCTGGCGGTGGCGGCCCCCGGCGCCCTTTGAAAAACCCACGGACGAACCACCGCAGGCCGAAACCACGGGCACGCCGTAA
- a CDS encoding 4Fe-4S dicluster domain-containing protein, which produces MPSDHFLQRRKLLKGLTSAGAAASLALAGPRPSQGMSLRLSSDGVDCCTVIDVDKCTGCGACVAACRARNLPHLPVPKQPIPQPVPSWVPISDWSTRQHINNRLTPYNWIYIQSCTLPSANGVHRVFMPRRCLHCLNPQCVSLCPSGAARQSPQGAAYIDENICFGDGPCQRACPWLIPQRQSGVGPYLNFAPRYKGYGLIFKCDFCHELLAQGQPPACVAACPAGAQSFGIRDAMVAHAQEMAEQKKGELFGLRENGGTNTIYVSTIPFRDIEAAMLQQEQVSFGRPSLRPAGASMEKENSLVDIVLAAPLAGAALASLRLLRDRAKGRKS; this is translated from the coding sequence ATGCCAAGTGATCATTTTCTACAACGCAGAAAACTTCTCAAGGGGCTGACCTCCGCTGGCGCTGCCGCCAGCCTGGCGCTGGCCGGGCCCAGGCCCAGCCAAGGCATGTCTTTGCGCTTGTCTTCCGACGGCGTTGACTGCTGCACCGTCATTGATGTGGACAAATGCACAGGCTGCGGGGCCTGCGTTGCAGCCTGCCGTGCCCGCAACCTTCCGCACCTGCCCGTGCCCAAGCAACCCATCCCCCAACCTGTGCCCTCCTGGGTTCCCATCAGCGACTGGTCAACGCGCCAGCACATAAACAACCGTCTGACGCCCTACAACTGGATATATATCCAGTCCTGCACCCTGCCCTCGGCTAACGGCGTTCACCGGGTTTTCATGCCCCGCCGATGCCTGCATTGCCTGAACCCGCAATGCGTGAGCCTGTGCCCTTCCGGCGCGGCCCGCCAAAGTCCTCAAGGTGCTGCCTACATTGATGAAAACATCTGTTTTGGCGACGGCCCCTGCCAGAGGGCCTGTCCCTGGCTGATTCCCCAGCGACAGTCAGGGGTCGGGCCGTACCTCAACTTTGCTCCCCGCTATAAGGGCTACGGCCTGATTTTCAAGTGCGACTTCTGCCATGAACTGCTGGCCCAGGGCCAGCCCCCTGCCTGTGTTGCCGCCTGTCCTGCCGGAGCCCAGAGCTTTGGCATCAGGGACGCGATGGTTGCCCACGCGCAGGAAATGGCCGAACAAAAAAAGGGCGAGCTTTTCGGGCTCAGGGAAAACGGCGGCACCAATACCATTTACGTTTCGACCATCCCCTTCCGTGATATCGAGGCCGCCATGCTGCAACAGGAACAGGTGAGCTTTGGCAGACCCAGCCTGCGCCCGGCCGGGGCCAGCATGGAAAAAGAAAACAGCCTTGTGGATATTGTACTGGCAGCACCTTTGGCGGGAGCGGCCCTGGCTTCGTTGCGGCTTTTGCGCGACAGAGCGAAGGGGCGAAAGTCATGA
- a CDS encoding FeS-binding protein, which translates to MMRSQKKPTQLFSGIFCFFWTTALLTAVFSGLSHLPFAVRYGLVQTDARTTIWHYYAAAVLLMLGTYAVIIWWCGGRREFSFTRCGAIRTVLLVLLSLSGLGLMLHNLPDVALFGNAYTAIKFCHLYSALLLVPILLMQGVLWLAGRPSSLKACTTEKGRPSV; encoded by the coding sequence ATGATGCGGTCACAAAAAAAACCCACACAGCTGTTTTCAGGCATTTTCTGTTTTTTCTGGACAACAGCCCTCTTGACCGCCGTGTTTTCCGGGCTGTCGCATCTGCCCTTTGCCGTCCGTTACGGCCTCGTCCAGACGGACGCACGCACGACCATATGGCATTACTACGCGGCAGCCGTACTGCTCATGCTCGGCACATATGCCGTCATTATATGGTGGTGCGGAGGCAGAAGAGAGTTTTCCTTCACACGCTGCGGAGCCATCCGCACGGTTCTGCTGGTATTGCTGTCCCTCTCGGGCCTGGGCCTCATGCTGCACAACCTGCCCGATGTGGCCCTTTTTGGGAATGCTTACACGGCCATAAAGTTCTGCCACCTATACAGCGCCCTGCTGCTCGTGCCCATTCTTCTGATGCAGGGAGTGCTGTGGCTTGCCGGAAGACCCAGTTCACTGAAAGCCTGCACCACTGAAAAAGGGCGGCCTTCCGTATAA
- the argJ gene encoding bifunctional glutamate N-acetyltransferase/amino-acid acetyltransferase ArgJ, protein MQNDLPKGFRAGAAAAGFKKAGRDDLGLIVSDTPAVLAGMFTQNLFKAAPVLVCQEILTRSGTARAVLANAGQANACTGDEGLANCRATQAMVAGLTGLDADAILPLSTGVVGAHLRMDRWLDAVPALVKSLGTRDAEGFTRSFMTTDAFPKFATREVTLTGGTVRLTVMAKGAGMICPNMATMLCVALTDAQVERKPWQTMFGRAVGKTFNRVSVDGDTSTNDTILGLANGASGVTAASAADMGLLEEALTAILAQVSYMLVKDGEGAHKVIHITVTGAANDADAELVARSVGHSQLVKTAIYGGDANWGRIVTAVGYSGAKFDPAKVSMKLCGIERFRKGCPVNDDQEDALAELLKGKDVQVDIELGNGNGSYSFKASDLGHEYVTLNSDYRS, encoded by the coding sequence ATGCAGAACGATTTGCCAAAAGGGTTCAGGGCAGGGGCCGCGGCAGCCGGGTTCAAGAAAGCCGGTCGGGACGACCTTGGTCTTATTGTTTCCGACACTCCCGCTGTACTGGCAGGCATGTTTACCCAGAATCTTTTCAAGGCCGCACCGGTACTGGTGTGCCAGGAAATTTTGACCCGTTCGGGCACGGCGCGCGCCGTGCTTGCCAATGCAGGTCAGGCCAATGCCTGCACCGGCGATGAAGGGCTTGCCAACTGCCGCGCGACTCAGGCCATGGTGGCCGGGCTGACAGGCCTTGATGCCGACGCGATTCTGCCGCTGTCCACCGGCGTGGTGGGCGCGCATCTCAGGATGGATCGCTGGCTTGACGCCGTGCCTGCGCTTGTCAAAAGCCTGGGCACGCGCGATGCCGAGGGTTTTACCCGCTCCTTTATGACCACCGACGCCTTCCCCAAATTCGCCACGCGCGAAGTGACGCTTACGGGAGGTACGGTGCGCCTGACGGTCATGGCCAAGGGCGCGGGCATGATCTGCCCCAATATGGCCACCATGCTTTGCGTCGCCCTCACTGACGCGCAGGTGGAGCGCAAACCCTGGCAGACCATGTTCGGGCGCGCGGTCGGCAAGACGTTCAACCGCGTGAGCGTTGACGGCGATACCTCCACCAATGACACCATTCTTGGCCTTGCCAACGGCGCTTCCGGCGTGACCGCCGCGAGCGCGGCGGATATGGGCCTGCTTGAAGAAGCGCTTACCGCCATTCTGGCCCAGGTCTCCTACATGCTGGTCAAGGACGGCGAAGGCGCGCACAAGGTTATCCATATCACGGTGACTGGCGCGGCCAATGATGCCGACGCGGAACTGGTGGCCCGCAGCGTGGGGCATTCGCAGTTGGTAAAGACCGCCATTTACGGCGGCGACGCCAACTGGGGGCGTATCGTGACGGCGGTGGGTTACAGCGGCGCAAAGTTCGACCCGGCCAAGGTCAGCATGAAACTTTGCGGCATTGAGCGCTTCCGGAAGGGCTGCCCGGTGAATGACGACCAGGAAGACGCGCTGGCCGAGCTGCTCAAGGGCAAGGACGTGCAGGTGGACATTGAACTTGGCAACGGCAATGGCTCATACAGCTTCAAGGCCTCGGATCTTGGGCATGAGTACGTTACGCTGAACTCGGACTACCGGTCTTAG
- the fusA gene encoding elongation factor G — MSRTVPVNKQRNIGIMAHIDAGKTTTTERILFYTGVNHKIGETHEGQATMDWMEQEQERGITITSAATTCFWKDCRINIIDTPGHVDFTIEVERSLRVLDGAVCVFDAVAGVEPQSETVWRQADRYHVPRICFVNKMDRIGANFFRCVGMIHDRLGAKAVPLQLPIGAEDKFEGVVDLVTGKAIRFDKSTKGAEFLIEDVPADMMELYEEKHHEMVEAVAEEDEVLLEKYLSGENLTEEEIMSCIRKATIARSIVPVMCGSAFRNMGVQPLLDAVVEYLPSPVDIPPMPGHVPGKEDEIIECSCNDKEPLAGLVFKLFSDPFIGHLSFFRIYSGFLESGMTVYNANTTKRERIGRILKMHANKREDVKWAGAGDIVALVGLKNASTGDTLCDEKRPVILESLNIPEPVIEVAIEPKTKPDRDALSAALNKLAKEDPSFRVKGDEETNQTLIAGMGELHLEIIVDRLTREFGVNANVGKPQVAYRETISKPAKTDLKHAKQSGGRGQYGHVVIEVEPNPGKGYEFINGITGGVIPKEYIPAVDKGINDALKSGVMAGFPVVDVKVKLVFGSYHEVDSSEQAFYVAGSMAIKDAMHKAGPVLLEPIMDVEVVTPEEYLGDVMGDLNGRRGRVQSMEARAGGAQSVRAQVPLSSMFGYATDLRSRTQGRATFTMQFDHYEKVPQAISDEIQKSRT; from the coding sequence GTGTCCCGCACCGTTCCTGTAAACAAACAGCGCAATATCGGCATCATGGCTCATATTGACGCCGGCAAAACGACCACCACCGAGCGTATTCTATTTTATACCGGCGTTAACCATAAGATTGGTGAAACGCACGAAGGCCAGGCCACCATGGACTGGATGGAGCAGGAACAGGAGCGTGGCATCACCATTACCTCCGCTGCCACCACCTGCTTCTGGAAAGACTGCCGCATCAACATCATCGACACCCCCGGCCACGTGGACTTCACCATTGAAGTTGAACGTTCCCTGCGCGTGCTCGACGGCGCTGTCTGCGTGTTCGACGCCGTCGCCGGCGTTGAGCCCCAGTCTGAAACCGTGTGGCGTCAGGCCGACCGTTATCACGTGCCCCGTATCTGCTTTGTGAACAAGATGGACCGCATCGGCGCCAACTTCTTCCGCTGCGTGGGCATGATTCACGACCGCCTGGGCGCCAAGGCCGTGCCCCTGCAGCTGCCCATCGGCGCTGAAGACAAATTTGAAGGCGTTGTGGACCTCGTGACCGGCAAGGCCATCCGCTTTGACAAGAGCACCAAGGGCGCCGAGTTCCTCATTGAGGACGTGCCCGCCGACATGATGGAACTTTACGAAGAAAAGCATCATGAAATGGTGGAAGCCGTCGCCGAAGAAGACGAAGTCCTGCTCGAGAAGTACCTGAGCGGTGAAAACCTGACGGAAGAGGAAATCATGTCCTGCATCCGCAAGGCCACCATTGCCCGCAGCATCGTGCCCGTCATGTGTGGCTCGGCCTTCCGCAACATGGGCGTGCAGCCCCTGCTTGACGCCGTTGTGGAATACCTGCCTTCGCCCGTGGACATCCCGCCCATGCCCGGCCACGTGCCCGGCAAGGAAGACGAAATCATCGAATGCAGCTGCAACGACAAGGAACCCCTTGCCGGTCTTGTGTTCAAGCTTTTCTCCGACCCCTTCATCGGTCACCTGTCCTTCTTCCGTATTTATTCCGGCTTCCTTGAATCCGGCATGACCGTGTACAACGCCAACACCACCAAGCGCGAGCGCATCGGCCGCATCCTCAAGATGCACGCCAACAAGCGTGAAGACGTGAAATGGGCTGGCGCTGGCGACATCGTGGCTCTGGTGGGCCTTAAAAACGCCTCCACCGGCGACACCCTGTGCGACGAGAAGCGCCCGGTCATTCTGGAATCGCTGAACATTCCCGAGCCGGTCATTGAAGTGGCCATCGAGCCCAAGACCAAGCCCGACCGCGACGCTCTTTCCGCCGCCCTCAACAAGCTGGCCAAGGAAGACCCCTCGTTCCGCGTCAAGGGCGACGAAGAAACCAACCAGACCCTCATCGCCGGTATGGGCGAACTGCATCTGGAAATCATCGTTGACCGTCTGACCCGTGAATTCGGCGTCAACGCCAACGTGGGCAAGCCCCAGGTCGCCTACCGCGAAACCATTTCCAAGCCCGCCAAGACCGACCTCAAGCACGCCAAGCAGTCCGGCGGTCGCGGCCAGTACGGCCACGTCGTCATCGAGGTCGAGCCCAACCCTGGCAAGGGCTATGAGTTCATCAACGGCATCACCGGCGGCGTTATTCCCAAGGAATACATCCCCGCAGTGGACAAGGGCATCAATGACGCCCTGAAGTCTGGCGTCATGGCCGGCTTCCCCGTGGTGGACGTGAAGGTCAAGCTGGTCTTCGGTTCCTACCATGAAGTGGACTCTTCGGAACAGGCCTTCTACGTGGCTGGCTCCATGGCCATCAAGGACGCCATGCACAAGGCCGGCCCCGTGCTGCTTGAGCCCATCATGGACGTGGAAGTGGTTACGCCTGAAGAATACCTCGGCGACGTCATGGGCGACCTCAACGGCCGCCGTGGCCGCGTGCAGAGCATGGAAGCCCGCGCTGGCGGCGCACAGAGCGTGCGCGCCCAGGTGCCGCTGTCTTCCATGTTCGGCTATGCCACTGACCTGCGTTCGCGCACTCAGGGCCGCGCCACCTTCACCATGCAGTTCGACCATTACGAAAAGGTGCCCCAGGCCATTTCTGACGAAATCCAGAAGAGCAGAACATAG
- the rpsG gene encoding 30S ribosomal protein S7, with product MPRKGPVPKREVLPDPIYSSRLVTKVVNRLMYDGKKGAAEKIFYSALETLAEKTSEDPMRAFEKALDNVKPHMEVKARRVGGATYQVPMEVRPERQVSLSIRWLINYARSRGEKGMTAKLSAELLDAFNGRGGAVKKREDTHRMADANKAFSHYRW from the coding sequence ATGCCCCGTAAAGGTCCTGTTCCCAAAAGGGAAGTGCTGCCCGATCCGATTTACTCCAGCCGTCTCGTCACCAAGGTCGTGAACCGGCTTATGTATGACGGCAAGAAGGGCGCCGCTGAAAAGATTTTCTACAGCGCTTTGGAAACCCTGGCCGAAAAGACCAGTGAAGATCCCATGCGCGCCTTTGAAAAGGCCCTGGATAACGTGAAGCCCCACATGGAAGTCAAGGCTCGCCGTGTTGGCGGCGCGACGTATCAGGTGCCTATGGAAGTGCGCCCCGAACGCCAGGTTTCCCTGTCCATTCGCTGGCTTATCAACTACGCTCGTTCCCGCGGAGAAAAAGGCATGACCGCCAAGCTTTCCGCTGAACTGCTGGATGCTTTCAATGGGCGCGGTGGCGCGGTGAAAAAACGCGAAGATACCCACCGCATGGCTGATGCCAACAAGGCCTTCTCACATTACCGCTGGTAA
- the rpsL gene encoding 30S ribosomal protein S12, whose product MPTINQLIRIERKAVLKRKKTPALQACPQRRGVCTRVYTTTPKKPNSALRKVARVRLTNGIEVTAYIPGEGHNLQEHSVVIIRGGRVKDLPGVRYHIVRGTLDTSGVADRRKSRSKYGAKRPK is encoded by the coding sequence ATGCCCACTATTAACCAGCTTATCCGCATCGAGCGGAAGGCCGTGCTGAAACGCAAGAAGACCCCCGCCCTGCAGGCCTGCCCGCAGCGTCGTGGCGTTTGCACCCGCGTTTACACCACCACCCCTAAAAAGCCTAACTCCGCTCTGCGTAAGGTCGCCCGTGTGCGCCTGACCAACGGCATTGAAGTGACGGCTTACATCCCCGGTGAAGGCCACAACCTTCAGGAACACTCTGTCGTCATCATCCGTGGCGGCCGTGTAAAAGACTTGCCCGGCGTGCGTTACCACATCGTGCGCGGCACCCTGGATACCTCCGGTGTGGCCGATCGTCGCAAGAGCCGTTCCAAGTACGGCGCCAAGCGCCCCAAATAA
- a CDS encoding SMR family transporter — protein sequence MSPASIAYVQLGSAILLEVLATAFLKQSNGMSRIVPSAAALVGYGVSFYLLAQVLKIVPMGISYGIWSGIGIVLVSVLGLALFGQTLDMAACLGLGLIVAGVLVIHFFSGSMPH from the coding sequence ATGAGTCCCGCCAGCATAGCCTACGTGCAGCTGGGCAGCGCCATTCTGCTTGAGGTGCTGGCCACGGCCTTTCTCAAGCAGTCCAACGGCATGAGCCGCATCGTGCCCTCGGCGGCCGCCCTGGTCGGCTATGGCGTTTCTTTTTATCTGCTGGCACAGGTGCTCAAAATTGTGCCCATGGGCATCTCATACGGCATCTGGAGCGGAATCGGCATTGTTCTTGTTTCCGTCCTGGGCCTCGCCCTGTTCGGACAAACGCTGGACATGGCCGCCTGCCTTGGCCTTGGCCTCATTGTGGCGGGAGTGCTGGTCATACATTTTTTTTCAGGGTCAATGCCGCATTAG
- a CDS encoding valine--tRNA ligase: MADTLPKGYEPHDVEARWCKHWEEDKTFTPDPDAPGEPYSIVIPPPNVTGALHIGHALNVTLIDVLCRHARQKGKNVLWVPGTDHAGIATQNVVERALGKEGKGRKDLGREAFIERVWEWREDYGHRILDQIRALGASVDWSRLRFTMDEGLSAAVRKVFVQLYNEDLIYKGDYIINWCSRCHTALADDEVEHEQSRGKLWKVRYLLKDGSGSIVIATTRPETIPGDTAICVHPEDERYADMIGKTALVPVLGREIPIIADAYVDREFGTGALKVTPSHDHNDWMLGKKHDLLFIQAIDENGIMKAEAGIYEGLTKEACREKIVADIEAAGQLVGIEELDHAVGHCYRCHTVVEPHVSTQWFVAATKMAPAARDAVPDMTRILPENWLKTYYHWLDNIRDWCISRQIWWGHRIPAWTCEACGQLIVAEEAPDVCPHCGSASLKQDEDVLDTWFSSALWPFSTMGWPEDTKELHRWYPTSVLVTGFDILFFWVARMMMMGIHFMGKPPFADVYLHALVRDASGRKMSKSTGNVINPLEMIDKYGCDSLRFTLTAFAAMGRDIRLSEERIEGYRHFVNKLWNAARFALMNLPEEAPAPVDLGSIQGLHHQWLLHRLETVKQEMDLALTEYRFNDAAQLGYKFLWNEFCDWYLELIKPDMYSEDEQRKAAAQYVLWVALRETLLLLHPIMPFVTAEIWAALPVSSGEKPTDLARELYPAMRPACVRPTEAASMELVQGIIVAVRTIKAELGISPSHRVSLMLHPVDADQQTLLEENRDLMLTLARLEELTVGVDVSAPKASASAVVEGCQVIVPLRGAVDLNGELARLDKELAKLEKDVVGVNMKLSNESFVSRAPADVVERERERAGKLLDAKAKMIALRARFAEALNEE; this comes from the coding sequence CACGCAGAACGTGGTTGAGCGCGCTCTGGGCAAGGAAGGCAAGGGCCGCAAGGACCTGGGGCGCGAAGCCTTTATCGAGCGAGTGTGGGAATGGCGCGAAGATTACGGCCATCGCATTCTTGATCAGATCCGCGCCCTCGGCGCTTCGGTGGACTGGTCGCGCCTGCGCTTCACCATGGACGAAGGCCTTTCCGCCGCCGTGCGCAAGGTTTTTGTGCAGCTCTACAATGAAGACCTCATTTACAAGGGCGACTATATCATCAACTGGTGCTCCCGTTGTCACACGGCCCTGGCCGACGACGAAGTGGAGCACGAGCAGAGCAGGGGCAAGCTCTGGAAGGTGCGCTACCTTCTCAAGGACGGCTCCGGCTCCATCGTCATCGCCACCACGCGCCCTGAAACCATCCCCGGCGACACTGCTATCTGTGTGCATCCCGAAGACGAGCGCTATGCCGACATGATAGGCAAGACGGCCCTTGTGCCGGTGCTCGGGCGCGAGATTCCCATCATCGCCGACGCCTATGTGGACCGCGAGTTCGGCACAGGCGCGCTCAAGGTGACGCCCAGCCACGACCACAACGACTGGATGCTCGGCAAAAAGCACGATCTGCTCTTTATCCAGGCCATTGACGAAAACGGCATCATGAAGGCCGAGGCCGGAATTTATGAAGGCCTGACCAAGGAAGCCTGCCGCGAAAAAATCGTGGCCGACATTGAAGCCGCCGGTCAGCTTGTGGGCATTGAAGAGCTGGATCACGCCGTGGGCCACTGCTACCGCTGCCATACGGTGGTGGAGCCGCACGTGTCCACCCAGTGGTTTGTGGCCGCCACCAAGATGGCCCCCGCCGCGCGCGACGCCGTGCCCGACATGACCCGCATTTTGCCCGAAAACTGGCTCAAGACCTACTATCACTGGCTGGACAATATCCGCGACTGGTGCATCAGCCGTCAGATCTGGTGGGGGCACCGCATCCCCGCCTGGACCTGCGAGGCCTGCGGCCAGCTTATTGTGGCCGAAGAAGCCCCGGACGTCTGCCCCCACTGCGGCAGCGCCAGCCTCAAGCAGGACGAGGACGTGCTGGACACCTGGTTCTCCTCCGCGCTCTGGCCTTTCTCCACCATGGGCTGGCCCGAAGACACCAAGGAACTGCACCGCTGGTATCCCACATCCGTGCTGGTGACGGGCTTTGACATCCTGTTCTTCTGGGTGGCCCGCATGATGATGATGGGCATCCATTTTATGGGCAAGCCGCCCTTTGCCGACGTGTATCTGCACGCCCTGGTGCGCGACGCCTCCGGCCGCAAGATGTCCAAGTCCACAGGTAACGTCATCAATCCTCTGGAAATGATCGACAAATACGGCTGTGACTCCCTGCGCTTCACCCTTACGGCCTTTGCCGCCATGGGCCGCGACATCCGCCTTTCCGAAGAGCGCATCGAAGGCTACCGCCATTTTGTCAACAAGCTCTGGAACGCGGCGCGCTTCGCCCTCATGAACCTGCCCGAAGAGGCCCCGGCCCCCGTGGATCTTGGCAGCATTCAGGGCTTGCACCATCAGTGGCTGCTGCACAGGCTTGAGACGGTCAAGCAGGAAATGGATCTGGCCCTTACCGAGTACCGCTTCAACGATGCGGCCCAGCTTGGTTACAAGTTCTTGTGGAACGAGTTCTGCGACTGGTACCTCGAACTGATCAAGCCCGACATGTACAGCGAAGACGAACAGCGCAAGGCCGCCGCACAGTATGTGCTGTGGGTGGCGCTGCGCGAAACCCTGCTGCTGCTGCATCCCATCATGCCCTTTGTCACCGCCGAAATCTGGGCAGCTCTGCCCGTATCCTCCGGTGAAAAGCCCACGGATCTCGCCCGCGAACTGTACCCGGCCATGCGCCCGGCCTGCGTGCGTCCCACCGAGGCCGCGAGCATGGAGCTAGTTCAGGGCATCATCGTGGCCGTGCGCACCATCAAGGCGGAACTTGGCATCAGCCCCTCGCACCGCGTCAGCCTCATGCTGCATCCCGTGGATGCCGACCAGCAGACCCTGCTGGAAGAAAACCGCGACCTCATGCTGACCCTGGCCCGCCTGGAAGAGCTCACCGTGGGCGTTGACGTGTCCGCGCCCAAGGCTTCGGCCTCTGCCGTGGTCGAAGGCTGCCAGGTCATTGTGCCCCTGCGCGGCGCGGTGGACCTCAATGGCGAGCTGGCCCGTCTGGACAAGGAACTGGCCAAGCTCGAAAAAGACGTTGTGGGCGTCAACATGAAGCTCAGCAATGAAAGCTTTGTGAGCCGCGCGCCCGCCGACGTGGTGGAACGTGAACGTGAACGCGCCGGAAAACTGCTGGACGCCAAGGCCAAGATGATCGCGCTGCGCGCGCGTTTTGCCGAGGCTTTGAACGAGGAATAA